The following are encoded together in the Bradyrhizobium algeriense genome:
- the cimA gene encoding citramalate synthase, protein MSRERLYLFDTTLRDGAQTNGVDFTLHDKQIIAQMLDELGIDYVEGGYPGANPTDTEFFAEKPKFENAKFTAFGMTRRPGRSASNDPGLAGLIEAKADAICFVAKSSAYQVRVALETTNEENLASIRDSVSAAKAAGREVMVDCEHFFDGYKENADFALACAMAAYESGARWVVLCDTNGGTMPHEIETIVGAVAKHIPGSHVGIHAHNDTEQAVANSLAAVRAGARQIQGTLNGLGERCGNANLCSLIPTLRLKNEFSDAFEIGVTAEKMTTLMKVSRTLDDMLNRAPNRHAPYVGESAFVTKAGIHASAMMKDPHSYEHILPESVGNHRKVLVSDQAGRSNVMAELDRAGITYEKSDPRLARLVEELKEREAAGYAYESANASFDLLARRTLGRVPEYFKVEQFDVNVEQRYNANGQRVTVALAVVKVDVAGERLISAAEGNGPVNALDVALRKDLGKYQKYIEGLKLIDYRVRILNGGTEAVTRVLIESEDENGDSWITVGVSPNIIDASFQALMDSVVYKLVKSGAPA, encoded by the coding sequence ATGAGCCGCGAACGCCTTTATCTCTTCGACACCACGCTGCGCGACGGCGCGCAGACCAACGGCGTCGATTTCACGCTGCATGACAAGCAGATCATCGCGCAGATGCTGGATGAACTCGGCATCGACTATGTCGAGGGTGGCTATCCCGGCGCAAATCCGACCGACACCGAATTCTTTGCTGAAAAGCCCAAGTTCGAGAACGCCAAATTCACCGCGTTCGGCATGACCCGCCGTCCGGGCCGCTCGGCCTCGAACGATCCGGGGCTTGCGGGGCTGATCGAGGCCAAGGCCGATGCGATCTGCTTCGTCGCAAAGTCCTCCGCCTATCAGGTGCGGGTGGCGTTGGAGACCACCAACGAGGAAAACCTCGCCTCGATCCGCGACAGCGTCAGCGCGGCAAAGGCTGCGGGCCGCGAGGTGATGGTCGATTGCGAGCACTTCTTCGACGGCTACAAGGAGAACGCCGATTTTGCGCTCGCCTGTGCGATGGCGGCCTATGAATCCGGTGCGCGCTGGGTGGTGCTGTGCGACACCAATGGCGGCACCATGCCGCACGAGATCGAGACCATCGTAGGCGCCGTGGCAAAACATATCCCGGGCAGCCATGTCGGCATCCACGCCCATAACGACACTGAGCAGGCGGTCGCCAATTCGCTGGCCGCGGTGCGCGCCGGTGCGCGGCAGATCCAGGGCACGTTGAACGGGCTCGGCGAGCGCTGCGGCAACGCCAATCTCTGTTCGCTGATCCCGACGCTGCGCCTCAAGAACGAATTCTCCGACGCCTTCGAGATCGGCGTCACCGCGGAGAAAATGACGACGCTGATGAAGGTGTCGCGGACGCTCGACGACATGCTCAACCGCGCGCCGAACCGCCATGCGCCTTACGTCGGCGAAAGCGCCTTCGTCACCAAGGCCGGTATTCACGCCTCGGCGATGATGAAGGACCCGCACAGCTACGAACACATTTTGCCCGAATCGGTCGGCAACCATCGCAAGGTGCTGGTGTCCGACCAGGCCGGCCGCTCCAATGTGATGGCCGAACTGGATCGCGCCGGTATCACCTACGAGAAGAGCGATCCGAGGCTGGCGCGTCTGGTCGAGGAGTTGAAGGAGCGGGAAGCGGCGGGCTACGCCTATGAATCCGCCAACGCCTCGTTCGACCTGCTGGCGCGGCGCACGCTCGGCCGAGTGCCGGAATATTTCAAGGTCGAGCAGTTCGACGTCAATGTCGAGCAGCGCTACAACGCCAACGGCCAGCGCGTCACGGTGGCGCTGGCGGTGGTCAAGGTCGATGTCGCGGGCGAGCGGCTGATCTCGGCGGCGGAAGGCAATGGTCCCGTCAACGCGCTCGACGTCGCGCTGCGCAAGGACCTCGGCAAGTACCAGAAATATATCGAGGGCCTGAAGCTGATCGATTACCGCGTGCGTATCCTCAATGGCGGTACCGAAGCGGTGACGCGGGTCCTGATCGAGAGCGAGGACGAGAACGGCGACAGCTGGATCACGGTCGGCGTCTCACCCAATATCATCGATGCTTCGTTCCAGGCGCTGATGGATTCGGTGGTCTACAAGCTGGTGAAGTCAGGCGCACCGGCGTGA
- a CDS encoding DUF2865 domain-containing protein, protein MLEIRNAPLSLRILTCAILLGITTPGAPALAQSNDDAMAQMNQDAPPPQGAQANPICIRLEGQLATIDRGAGTGDPAKDEQVRRYQEAQAKQQAELDRVTLQAKRMGCESSGFFSLFNGRSAQCGPVNNQIQQMRANLDQITTSLERLRSGGIGGADRENQRRSVLTALAQNNCGPQYAAAARGPGNFIDSLFGNNNQTLPPPSADLGAPSGTFRTVCVRTCDGGYFPVSFATYQQRFQDDERTCKALCPATEATLFTYRNPGEDINQAVSINGQPYSSLPNAFKFRSEFNPSCACKAAGQTWSEALKSVDDRAGVEQGDIIVTEESARRMQQRAQPKGATPPPPKKGAAPAGTAAAPAATAAPADTTATAADKDKIRTVGPTFIPPKQ, encoded by the coding sequence ATGCTGGAAATTCGCAACGCGCCCCTCTCCCTTCGGATTTTGACCTGCGCCATCCTGCTCGGCATCACCACCCCGGGCGCACCCGCTTTGGCGCAGTCGAACGATGACGCCATGGCGCAGATGAACCAGGACGCCCCGCCACCGCAGGGCGCGCAGGCCAATCCGATCTGCATCCGGCTCGAAGGGCAATTGGCGACTATCGACCGCGGCGCCGGCACCGGCGACCCCGCCAAGGATGAACAGGTCCGCCGCTATCAGGAAGCCCAGGCCAAGCAGCAGGCCGAACTCGATCGGGTCACGCTGCAGGCCAAGCGCATGGGCTGCGAAAGCTCGGGCTTCTTCTCGCTGTTCAACGGCCGCTCGGCCCAGTGCGGTCCGGTCAACAACCAGATTCAGCAGATGCGCGCCAATCTCGACCAGATCACCACCAGCCTGGAGCGCCTGCGCAGCGGCGGTATCGGCGGCGCCGACCGCGAAAACCAGCGCCGCTCGGTGCTGACCGCGCTCGCGCAGAACAATTGCGGCCCGCAATATGCCGCGGCCGCGCGCGGTCCCGGCAACTTCATCGACAGTCTGTTCGGCAACAACAACCAAACGCTCCCGCCGCCGAGTGCCGATCTCGGCGCGCCGTCCGGCACCTTCCGCACCGTCTGCGTCCGCACCTGCGACGGCGGTTATTTCCCGGTGTCGTTCGCCACCTACCAGCAGCGATTCCAGGACGACGAGAGGACCTGCAAAGCACTTTGCCCGGCGACGGAAGCGACGCTGTTCACCTATCGCAATCCCGGCGAGGACATCAATCAGGCGGTCTCGATCAACGGCCAGCCTTACTCGTCGCTGCCGAACGCATTCAAATTCCGCTCTGAGTTCAACCCGTCCTGCGCCTGCAAGGCCGCAGGCCAGACCTGGTCGGAAGCGCTGAAGTCAGTCGATGACAGGGCCGGCGTCGAACAAGGCGACATCATCGTTACCGAGGAGAGCGCGCGGCGCATGCAGCAGCGCGCGCAGCCGAAGGGCGCGACGCCACCACCGCCCAAGAAAGGCGCAGCGCCTGCCGGCACCGCCGCCGCGCCGGCTGCGACAGCAGCCCCGGCCGACACGACCGCTACCGCCGCCGACAAGGACAAGATCCGCACCGTCGGCCCGACCTTCATCCCGCCGAAGCAGTAG
- a CDS encoding NAD+ synthase, which yields MTEPTFKITLAQLNPTVGDVTGNAAKAHGARDKAKADGADLLVLPELFICGYPPEDLVLKPAFQVACRAAIEELARETAGGGPAVLIGTPWVEDGKLYNACALLDEGRIAALRFKANLPNYGVFDEKRLFARGPAAGPVTVKGIRVGVPICEDIWLEESEEYENIVECLAETGAEILVVPNGSPYARDKNDLRLSIAVARVTESGLPLVYLNQIGGQDELVFDGASFALNADLSVAAQLPAFEESIVTLNWTRSADGWRCSGPVVPLIEGDKGDYAACVLGLRDYVRKNGFPGVLLGVSGGIDSALCAAIAVDALGADQVRGVMLPFRFTAQVSLDDAAKLAKALGIRYEVLPIADAVNGFEKILSGPFAGLPRDITEENLQARTRGTLLMAISNKTGAMVVTTGNKSEMSVGYATLYGDMNGGFNPIKDIYKTEVFRLSSLRNEWKPDGALGPSGEVIPVNIITRPPTAELRENQTDQDSLPPYEMLDGILERLVEREEPLATIIAAGFPAEMVTRIDRLLNIAEYKRRQAAPGVKVTEKNFGRDRRYPITNRFRDNGKALPAPDEKLVARAGRASVDAFEG from the coding sequence ATGACCGAACCAACCTTCAAGATCACACTGGCGCAGTTGAACCCGACGGTCGGCGACGTCACGGGTAATGCCGCCAAGGCGCACGGCGCGCGCGACAAGGCCAAGGCCGACGGCGCCGATCTGTTGGTGCTGCCCGAATTGTTCATCTGCGGCTATCCGCCGGAAGATCTGGTGCTGAAGCCCGCCTTCCAGGTGGCCTGCCGCGCGGCGATCGAGGAACTGGCGCGCGAGACCGCGGGCGGCGGCCCGGCGGTGCTGATCGGCACGCCCTGGGTCGAGGACGGCAAGCTCTATAATGCCTGCGCACTGCTCGATGAGGGCCGCATCGCCGCCCTTCGCTTCAAGGCGAACTTGCCGAATTACGGCGTGTTCGACGAAAAACGCCTGTTCGCGCGCGGCCCGGCCGCAGGGCCGGTCACCGTCAAGGGCATCCGCGTCGGCGTTCCCATCTGCGAGGACATCTGGCTCGAAGAATCAGAGGAATACGAAAACATCGTCGAATGCCTCGCCGAGACCGGCGCGGAAATTCTGGTGGTGCCGAACGGCTCACCCTACGCGCGCGACAAGAACGATCTGCGGCTGTCGATCGCGGTCGCCCGCGTCACCGAGAGCGGCCTGCCGCTGGTCTATCTCAACCAGATCGGCGGACAGGACGAACTGGTGTTCGACGGCGCGTCGTTTGCGCTCAACGCCGATCTTTCTGTGGCGGCGCAACTGCCCGCCTTCGAGGAGAGCATCGTCACGCTGAACTGGACCAGGAGCGCCGACGGCTGGCGCTGTTCTGGCCCTGTGGTGCCGCTCATCGAAGGCGACAAGGGCGATTACGCGGCCTGCGTGCTGGGCCTGCGTGATTACGTCCGCAAGAACGGCTTTCCCGGCGTGCTGCTCGGCGTCTCCGGCGGCATCGATTCCGCACTGTGTGCGGCGATCGCGGTCGACGCGCTCGGCGCCGATCAGGTTCGCGGCGTGATGCTGCCGTTTCGGTTCACTGCACAGGTGTCGCTCGACGACGCGGCAAAGCTCGCGAAAGCGCTCGGCATCCGCTATGAGGTGCTGCCGATCGCGGATGCCGTGAACGGCTTTGAAAAAATCCTCTCCGGTCCGTTCGCCGGCCTGCCGCGCGATATCACCGAAGAGAATTTGCAGGCGCGCACCCGCGGCACGCTGCTGATGGCGATTTCGAACAAGACCGGCGCGATGGTGGTCACGACCGGCAACAAGTCGGAAATGTCGGTCGGCTACGCCACGCTCTACGGCGACATGAACGGCGGCTTCAATCCGATCAAGGACATCTACAAGACCGAAGTGTTTCGTCTCTCGAGCCTGCGCAACGAATGGAAGCCTGACGGCGCGCTCGGGCCTTCGGGCGAGGTGATCCCGGTCAACATCATCACGCGGCCGCCGACGGCGGAGTTGCGCGAGAACCAGACCGATCAGGATTCGCTGCCGCCCTACGAGATGCTGGACGGCATCCTCGAACGGCTGGTCGAGCGCGAGGAGCCGCTGGCCACGATCATCGCAGCCGGCTTCCCGGCCGAAATGGTGACGCGGATCGACCGGTTGCTCAACATTGCCGAATACAAGCGCCGGCAGGCCGCACCGGGCGTCAAGGTGACGGAAAAGAACTTTGGCCGCGACCGCCGCTATCCCATCACCAATCGCTTCCGCGACAATGGCAAGGCGCTGCCCGCGCCCGACGAGAAGTTGGTCGCGCGCGCCGGCCGCGCCTCGGTGGACGCCTTCGAAGGGTAA
- a CDS encoding GNAT family N-acetyltransferase yields the protein MGQALPKPGLRPFLPADVPMLAAIFVAAIEGLTGDDNSEAQQAAWAQAAEDEEAFGKKLAGQLTLIATIQNAPVGFASLKGADHIDMLFVHPSVAGQGVASMLVDALEKLAGARGAKTLTVDASDTAEPLFRKRGYAAKQRNTVSLNGEWLANTTMQKTLADNAAPGVPS from the coding sequence ATGGGACAGGCATTGCCCAAACCTGGCTTGCGGCCGTTTTTGCCGGCGGATGTTCCGATGCTGGCGGCGATCTTCGTTGCTGCCATCGAGGGGCTGACCGGCGATGACAACAGCGAGGCGCAGCAGGCAGCCTGGGCTCAAGCTGCCGAGGACGAAGAAGCTTTCGGCAAGAAACTCGCCGGGCAGTTGACGCTGATCGCGACCATACAGAACGCGCCGGTCGGCTTCGCCTCGCTGAAAGGGGCTGACCATATCGACATGCTTTTCGTCCATCCGAGCGTCGCCGGGCAGGGCGTCGCCTCGATGCTGGTCGACGCGCTGGAAAAACTAGCCGGCGCGCGCGGCGCAAAGACCCTGACGGTTGATGCCAGCGACACCGCGGAGCCGCTGTTTCGGAAGCGGGGCTATGCCGCCAAACAGCGCAACACCGTCTCGCTCAACGGCGAATGGCTCGCCAACACCACGATGCAGAAGACGCTGGCTGACAATGCCGCGCCGGGAGTTCCGTCATGA
- a CDS encoding flavodoxin family protein yields MAEPDIRKGMPAVKLSREEFEKRYRSRFVDPAFRPLQRELDAIVAAAWDAYSHSRKAPHTRKAGPGFSDPDYEISVDWLAAREAILEAQRRHDDAATQPRILIINGSARSEHTCPGEMSKSWRLVKIAEPVLAGMGFAVDILDLSRLTSEYGRQIHPCKSCVSTAMPLCHWPCSCYPNHSLGQTDDWMNEIYPLWVAAHGILIVAPVNWYHAPTALKAMMDRLVCADGGNPDPTSTHGKHADQAKALELKGWPYPRHLAGRHFGLVVHGDSAGAETLRRSLSDWLTDMALISAGRTGEADGYVGYMEPYATSHQALDEDREFQEETINVARALGNAVKLARAGKLENPAKGLAEPKPK; encoded by the coding sequence ATGGCGGAGCCGGACATTCGCAAGGGAATGCCGGCCGTCAAATTGTCGCGCGAGGAATTCGAAAAGCGCTATCGCAGTCGCTTCGTCGATCCGGCCTTCCGGCCGCTGCAGCGCGAACTCGACGCCATCGTCGCGGCCGCGTGGGATGCCTATAGCCATTCGCGAAAGGCGCCGCACACCCGCAAGGCGGGTCCAGGGTTCAGCGATCCGGACTACGAGATTTCGGTGGACTGGCTCGCTGCGCGCGAGGCCATTCTTGAAGCGCAGCGGCGGCACGACGATGCGGCCACGCAGCCGCGCATACTCATCATCAACGGCTCGGCGCGCAGCGAGCACACCTGCCCCGGCGAGATGTCGAAGAGCTGGCGGCTGGTGAAGATCGCCGAGCCGGTGCTTGCCGGAATGGGATTCGCAGTCGACATCCTTGACCTGTCGCGGCTGACGTCGGAATACGGCCGGCAGATTCATCCCTGCAAGTCCTGCGTCTCCACCGCGATGCCGCTCTGTCACTGGCCCTGCAGTTGCTATCCGAACCACTCGCTGGGCCAGACCGACGACTGGATGAACGAGATCTATCCGCTCTGGGTCGCCGCGCACGGCATCCTGATCGTCGCGCCGGTGAACTGGTATCACGCTCCGACCGCGCTGAAGGCGATGATGGACCGGCTGGTGTGCGCCGACGGCGGCAATCCCGACCCGACGTCGACGCACGGCAAGCACGCCGACCAGGCCAAGGCGCTGGAGCTGAAAGGCTGGCCCTATCCGCGCCATCTGGCCGGGCGGCATTTCGGGCTCGTCGTGCACGGCGACAGCGCAGGCGCGGAGACATTGCGCCGCTCGCTTTCGGACTGGCTGACCGACATGGCGCTGATCTCGGCCGGGCGGACCGGCGAAGCCGACGGCTATGTCGGCTACATGGAGCCCTACGCCACCTCGCACCAGGCGCTCGACGAGGACCGCGAGTTTCAGGAAGAGACGATCAACGTCGCCCGCGCGCTTGGTAATGCGGTGAAGCTCGCGCGCGCGGGGAAATTGGAGAATCCGGCGAAGGGTCTTGCGGAGCCCAAGCCAAAGTAG
- the cysS gene encoding cysteine--tRNA ligase — MELRLYDTLTKEKRPFVPLNADNVGMYACGPTVYDFAHIGNGRAAIVFDVLFRVLRHRYGAEHVKYVRNITDVDDKINVRAARDYPGVPLNEAIRKVTEETYQQYQDDVTALGCLAPTVQPRATEHIPEMRAIIEKLVAGGFAYVAEDHVLFSPQAMNEANSVMPRYGALSKRSLDEMIAGARVDVAPYKRDSTDFVLWKPSKPGEPSWPSPSGIKVEGRPGWHIECSAMAWKHLGEKFDIHGGGIDLVFPHHENELAQTCCAFHSDRMANVWMHNGFLQLESEKMSKSLGNFFTIRELLADWPGEVLRLGMLKTHYRSPLDWTLKGAEESAKTLDDWYAIAADAEGGQPSPIMVEALYDDLNTAQAMAVLHGLRNAAASGGARERGEFAGSLRLLGFLSMSAAAWRGRKQQASGIDAEQVDRLIADRTAARARKDFKESDRIRDELAAMGVAIKDGKDADGKPVTTWEIA, encoded by the coding sequence ATGGAATTACGTCTCTACGATACGTTGACGAAGGAGAAGCGGCCGTTTGTGCCGCTTAATGCCGATAACGTCGGCATGTATGCCTGCGGACCGACGGTCTACGACTTCGCCCATATCGGCAACGGCCGCGCGGCGATCGTGTTCGACGTGCTGTTCCGCGTGCTGCGCCATCGCTATGGCGCAGAGCACGTGAAGTACGTCCGCAACATCACCGACGTCGACGATAAGATCAACGTGCGCGCCGCGCGCGACTATCCCGGCGTGCCCTTGAACGAGGCGATCCGCAAGGTCACCGAAGAGACCTATCAGCAGTATCAGGACGACGTCACCGCGCTCGGCTGCCTGGCTCCGACGGTGCAGCCGCGCGCGACCGAGCATATCCCGGAGATGCGGGCGATCATCGAGAAGCTCGTGGCCGGCGGCTTTGCCTATGTCGCGGAAGACCATGTGCTGTTCTCGCCGCAGGCGATGAACGAAGCCAATTCCGTGATGCCGCGCTATGGCGCGCTGTCGAAACGTTCGCTCGACGAGATGATCGCCGGCGCCCGCGTCGATGTTGCGCCGTATAAGCGCGACAGTACCGATTTCGTGCTGTGGAAGCCGTCGAAGCCGGGCGAGCCGTCATGGCCGTCGCCATCGGGCATCAAGGTGGAAGGCCGCCCCGGCTGGCATATCGAGTGCTCGGCGATGGCCTGGAAGCATCTCGGCGAAAAATTCGACATTCATGGCGGCGGCATCGACCTGGTGTTCCCGCACCATGAGAACGAACTCGCGCAGACCTGCTGCGCCTTTCATTCCGACCGCATGGCGAATGTCTGGATGCACAACGGCTTCCTGCAGCTCGAGAGCGAGAAGATGTCGAAGTCGCTCGGCAACTTCTTCACGATCCGCGAACTGCTCGCCGATTGGCCGGGCGAGGTGCTGCGCCTGGGCATGCTGAAGACGCATTACCGCTCGCCGCTCGACTGGACCCTGAAGGGTGCGGAAGAGAGCGCGAAGACGCTCGACGACTGGTATGCGATCGCGGCCGACGCCGAGGGCGGTCAACCGTCGCCGATAATGGTCGAGGCGCTGTATGATGATCTCAACACGGCGCAGGCCATGGCTGTCCTGCACGGCCTGCGCAATGCGGCGGCGTCCGGTGGCGCGCGCGAACGCGGCGAGTTTGCGGGCTCGCTCCGGCTGCTCGGTTTTCTCTCGATGAGCGCTGCGGCATGGAGGGGACGCAAGCAGCAGGCGAGCGGCATTGACGCGGAGCAGGTCGATCGCCTGATTGCGGACCGCACCGCGGCGCGCGCGCGAAAGGATTTCAAGGAGTCCGATCGCATCCGCGACGAACTCGCCGCGATGGGCGTTGCCATCAAGGATGGCAAGGATGCCGACGGAAAGCCTGTAACCACCTGGGAGATCGCGTGA
- a CDS encoding alpha/beta fold hydrolase, protein MAEPELDDVFSDDITVPATDGYPLAATLFLPRGTNRHTVLINSATAVPRKLYRGFAGYLATRGCAVLTYDYRGTGDSRQQALTGYNEPKSLVGFKASMSDWAAQDITAAVAWMRERYKALPFAYVGHSFGGQALGLLPNNSEISRALFIAAQAGYWKLMTAPERYRVYAMLNFVGAPLTRALGYMPGKAGLGMDLPKDAFLQWVGWVMSPRYLFDDTRLEALQNFPKYQGALRALCISDDPWATRPAVELLCAGFTSIKPEIITVTPADTGASRIGHMGFFRPEHRGTLWLGAAEWIEAAD, encoded by the coding sequence GTGGCCGAGCCGGAGCTAGACGACGTATTTAGCGACGACATCACGGTGCCCGCGACGGATGGATATCCCCTTGCCGCGACGCTGTTTCTGCCCCGCGGCACCAATCGCCACACCGTCCTGATCAATTCGGCGACCGCCGTCCCCCGCAAGCTCTACCGGGGCTTTGCCGGCTACCTCGCCACGCGCGGCTGCGCGGTTTTGACCTACGACTACCGCGGCACCGGCGATAGCAGGCAGCAGGCGCTGACTGGCTACAACGAGCCGAAATCGCTGGTCGGCTTCAAGGCCTCGATGTCGGACTGGGCCGCACAGGATATTACGGCGGCGGTCGCCTGGATGCGCGAGCGCTACAAGGCGCTCCCCTTCGCCTATGTCGGACATTCGTTCGGCGGCCAGGCGCTCGGCCTGCTGCCGAACAATTCGGAGATTTCCCGCGCGCTGTTCATTGCAGCCCAGGCCGGCTACTGGAAATTGATGACGGCGCCGGAGCGCTACCGCGTTTATGCGATGCTGAATTTTGTCGGCGCCCCCTTAACCCGCGCGCTCGGCTACATGCCCGGCAAGGCCGGCCTCGGCATGGACCTGCCGAAGGACGCGTTCCTGCAATGGGTCGGCTGGGTGATGAGCCCGCGCTATCTGTTCGACGATACGAGGCTCGAAGCCTTGCAGAATTTTCCGAAGTACCAGGGCGCGTTGCGCGCGCTCTGCATCTCCGACGATCCCTGGGCAACGCGGCCCGCGGTCGAATTGCTGTGCGCGGGATTTACCTCGATCAAGCCCGAGATCATCACGGTGACGCCCGCCGACACCGGCGCGAGCAGGATCGGCCATATGGGATTCTTCCGGCCCGAACATCGCGGCACGCTATGGCTTGGCGCAGCGGAATGGATCGAGGCGGCAGACTAA
- a CDS encoding cysteine hydrolase, with amino-acid sequence MEAIRDAAHLCIDMQNIFAKGGVWETPWMERVLPVISDLCARYRERTVFTRFITPERPQDRRGQWQTYFTKWQRATRSNLAPRALDIVPELARYSPPALIVDKPAYSAFFGSRLGHLLVERHVGTVVVSGAETDVCVLSTALGAVDLGFRVVIVQDALCSSSDTGHDALMTMYRTRFHEQIDLVSAEELVEMWHPD; translated from the coding sequence ATGGAAGCCATTCGCGACGCGGCGCATCTGTGCATCGATATGCAGAACATCTTCGCCAAAGGCGGTGTGTGGGAAACGCCCTGGATGGAAAGGGTATTGCCGGTCATCTCGGATCTCTGCGCGCGCTACAGAGAGCGGACGGTATTCACACGCTTCATCACGCCCGAGCGGCCGCAGGACCGGCGCGGTCAATGGCAGACCTATTTCACGAAATGGCAGCGCGCGACACGCAGCAATCTCGCCCCCCGTGCGCTCGACATTGTGCCTGAGCTTGCGCGCTATTCACCGCCGGCGCTCATCGTCGACAAGCCCGCCTATTCGGCGTTCTTCGGCTCGCGGCTCGGTCATTTGCTGGTCGAGCGGCACGTTGGGACGGTGGTGGTGTCGGGCGCGGAGACCGACGTCTGCGTGCTGTCCACCGCGCTCGGCGCGGTCGATCTCGGTTTTCGCGTGGTGATCGTGCAGGACGCCCTGTGCAGCTCCTCGGACACCGGTCACGATGCGCTGATGACCATGTACAGGACCAGGTTTCACGAACAGATCGATCTCGTCAGCGCCGAGGAGCTGGTCGAGATGTGGCATCCGGATTAG
- a CDS encoding class II 3-deoxy-7-phosphoheptulonate synthase yields the protein MSERWTPDSWRTRPVLQVPDYPDAKALADVEAQLATFPPLVFAGEARNLKKALARVAAGEAFLLQGGDCAESFAEHGANNIRDFFRVLLQMAVVLTYAGALPVVKVGRIAGQFAKPRSSNTEKINGVELPSYRGDIINDIAFTPEARIPDPQRQLMAYRQSAATLNLLRAFATGGFANLGSVHQWMLGFLKDSPQSRRYKELADRISDALNFMRACGLDLESHPELRATDFYTSHEALLLGYEQAFTRVDSTTGDWYATSGHMIWIGDRTRQLDHGHVEYFRGIKNPIGLKCGPSLKPDELLKLIDILNPDNEPGRLTLINRFGSDKVGDHLAPLIRAVQREGRVVVWSCDPMHGNTITSTSGYKTRPFDRVLSEVKSFFAIHAAEGTHAGGVHLEMTGQDVTECIGGARAITDEDLNDRYHTVCDPRLNAEQSIDLAFLIAELLKQERAGKEKPMPAAAGL from the coding sequence ATGTCCGAGCGGTGGACGCCCGATAGCTGGCGCACCAGGCCGGTGCTGCAGGTGCCCGATTATCCCGATGCCAAGGCATTGGCCGATGTCGAGGCGCAGCTCGCCACGTTTCCGCCGCTGGTGTTTGCCGGTGAGGCCCGCAATCTGAAGAAAGCACTGGCCCGCGTCGCTGCGGGCGAGGCCTTCCTGCTGCAGGGGGGCGATTGCGCCGAGAGCTTTGCCGAGCATGGCGCCAACAACATCCGCGATTTCTTCCGCGTGCTGCTGCAGATGGCCGTGGTCCTGACCTATGCCGGCGCGCTGCCTGTCGTGAAGGTCGGCCGCATCGCCGGACAGTTTGCAAAACCGCGTTCGTCGAACACGGAAAAAATCAACGGTGTCGAGCTGCCGAGCTACCGCGGCGACATCATCAACGACATCGCTTTCACGCCGGAAGCGCGCATCCCCGATCCGCAGCGCCAGCTGATGGCGTACCGGCAATCGGCGGCGACGCTGAATCTGCTTCGCGCCTTCGCGACCGGCGGCTTTGCCAATCTCGGCAGCGTGCATCAGTGGATGCTAGGCTTCCTCAAGGACTCCCCGCAGTCGCGCCGGTACAAGGAACTGGCGGATCGTATTTCGGACGCGCTGAATTTCATGCGCGCCTGTGGGCTCGATCTCGAAAGCCACCCCGAACTGCGCGCCACCGATTTCTACACCAGCCACGAAGCGCTGCTGCTGGGTTACGAGCAGGCTTTCACGCGGGTCGATTCCACGACCGGCGACTGGTACGCGACCTCGGGCCACATGATCTGGATCGGCGATCGCACCCGCCAGCTCGACCACGGCCATGTCGAATATTTCCGCGGCATCAAGAACCCGATCGGCCTGAAATGCGGTCCCTCGCTGAAGCCGGATGAGCTGTTGAAGCTGATTGACATCCTCAATCCCGACAACGAGCCCGGACGGCTGACGCTGATCAACCGCTTCGGCTCTGACAAGGTCGGCGACCATCTCGCGCCGCTGATCCGCGCGGTGCAGCGGGAAGGGCGCGTCGTGGTGTGGTCCTGCGATCCCATGCACGGCAACACCATCACCTCGACCTCGGGCTACAAGACCCGTCCGTTCGACCGCGTGCTGTCGGAGGTGAAGTCGTTCTTCGCCATCCATGCCGCTGAAGGCACCCATGCCGGCGGCGTCCATCTGGAAATGACCGGGCAGGACGTCACCGAATGCATCGGCGGCGCGCGCGCCATCACCGACGAGGACCTCAACGACCGCTATCACACGGTCTGCGATCCCCGCCTCAATGCCGAACAATCGATCGACCTGGCCTTCCTGATCGCCGAGCTGCTCAAGCAGGAACGTGCGGGTAAGGAAAAGCCGATGCCGGCCGCAGCGGGGCTTTGA
- a CDS encoding diacylglycerol kinase, giving the protein MLRLWRATINTRNGLAFAIRSEQAVREELLALALSVPLAWLVGASVMRRVELVAAVAFVLVVEILNTAIEKLADRLTTDHDPQIGRVKDMGSAAVGVALLMSGAFWLFAIAERIGAF; this is encoded by the coding sequence TTGCTGCGACTCTGGCGGGCCACCATCAACACGCGTAACGGCCTCGCCTTTGCGATCCGATCGGAGCAGGCCGTCCGCGAGGAACTTCTTGCGCTGGCGCTTTCGGTGCCGCTGGCCTGGCTGGTCGGCGCGAGCGTGATGCGCCGGGTTGAACTGGTCGCGGCGGTGGCGTTCGTGCTGGTGGTCGAGATCCTCAATACCGCGATCGAGAAGCTGGCCGACCGGCTCACCACCGACCACGATCCGCAGATCGGGCGGGTCAAGGACATGGGTTCCGCGGCGGTCGGCGTCGCGCTGCTGATGTCCGGGGCGTTCTGGCTGTTTGCCATCGCCGAACGCATAGGCGCGTTCTAG